The Conger conger chromosome 11, fConCon1.1, whole genome shotgun sequence genome includes the window GCTGTATGTCAGCCACAGTCACATGCACATTTTACTCAGTtactcagaaacagctgacagGGCATCAGAGGGCATGATGTGCAAGATCCAGCCAGTAAAATGGCACAAATAAAAGGTGAAACAGTGTATTGGAGTGGCTGTTTGTTTGGCAATCTACAGTCAGTATGTTAGTCatcagtttgttttgtttgtctgtatgaCTGTAAAAAAGTTAGTGCATGGCAGCTTGACCGTGAACACTAGGGCCAAAAAACAGTTCATGATAAACTGTAAGAAGGAAAAGCAACAGAGGACTATTGGAAGAGGGAGCTAAAGTGAGCTAAAGCTAATGTTCCCTCaatactgcactgtacacatgcatttctatctcattttcttttttgtgtgtctgtctgttgccAAACAGTTGATTGTGATATATTTCCAGCTGTATGGTTTCCAGCTCTGTGAATGCTTTACGCaagtttacattacataaaatcCTGCCACATTCTGCCACATTCTGTCAGTACATTCAACATTTGAATGATATTGATTCCATTCAAGCCCTTGTAATTACCAAATTCCAATTTCTTATTCCTCTATTCCTcttcttctctcactctctctctctcactctcacttgctctgtttctctttcactTGTAATGAGAAATCAGAAATGTGATTTCACTGCGTCATTTATAGATACACAGCATTTCTGTAGGAAGTGTATCTCCGGTTCTCTTGTTCATCTAAGAGCACATAAATACTTGTCTCTGGGGACCATGCCAGTTACTTGTATGGTCATTTCATCTGTTATGTGTCTGGCATTGCTTCCGTAAACAGAGCACAGTGCAGATTATAGAATTCAACCAAAGGAGTACTGGCTCAGCTTGTTAGTCACTCTATTTCAAATTtcatctctcagtctctctgacTATACAGCTGAGGTTGAAACATTTTGCATCTCCCTTGTCAGTATCAGGCTTCATGCCCAATTATTGACCGTGGTAACCTTGTCCAAACACGTGCCCTGGTTAATAGATGTGCAAGTTGCATTATTCAGCTGTCTGTGTGAATTACTCATCATGGGAGCTCCAGGTCCACCAGGTCTCATTCATTTTTCCTTCCTCTCTTCTTTATCTTAGTCTCTCTTTACATCTCTTTTTCGCATCCCCTGTTTGTTTCCACCTTCTCACTCTTTTActtcagtctctctcacacactggctgtgtgtttacagtgcacTTGACAGTGTATAGGTCTGTAGTGCCAGTCTACACAGCTCAGCTAGTAAACTGTtatgatgaatgaatggaaaACTGGGCACATGTTTCTTATTGATGTAGAAATACAGATGCTCCTCTCTTTATTTTGGTCCCTCTagctctctctacctctctctcttgctaATGTTTTTTGAAGATTTAGTACCCATGCAATTGTACTTTGctgtaaaataatgtatatatgttGGACATGACCATTACCTAAATGAATATAatacaatgcaatgtaatgcagtaCTTCCTTAGAGCAGCCATAGCAATAGCACTGTACCGTTGCATTTTACAATGACAACAGTGGGCAACATCCCTCTTCCTGCCCACCACTCAAAAGCACAGTGGCAAATATCATTGTGCACTGCCTGTTGTATTAACACGGTGAGGAagattaaagtaaatgcttaCTTAATTTAATGGCAGAACAGGAACCGGAGagagtgataaaaaaaaaagcaattatcATAGTTACTAAATGGAAAGGGGGAAGGGTTCAATTGAATTGAGGGTATCTGAGGTTTCAGCAGTTAGGCTAGTTCATatgataaatcatttttttaaagatacaaTAATCATTTACATGTTACTGTGAAGTAATGACTGTTCATGTTcaattttaaataattgtgtgtGAAACTATGGAATAACAGAGGAAGGTTGATCCTAGATGTGAATATTGAGATAATTACAAGCTATTAATAACAAGTTATTAATCCAATAATATGTAGACTTCCTTAAAGCCTCTTCAAATAATATTACAAGTAGGAGGTACAGAATACCCCAGCACAAACTCCACATAAATAGTTAAGGGGtgaacatttaaaaactgaatacatttttaaatattgcatAAATGATAAGGCAGCAAATATTTAGCTTTTTTCCATTAGTGCAACTGCAAATGGACTCTGTTGCAAGATTTAGTTGACACTGCTCACTCAAGCTGCTAGAAACAAATGCAATATGGCTGTTAAATATACTGACATACGTTATTTAAAGCATTGTCCGTAATAATTGCATGTAATGATCCTGATTCCACCAGAAACTCAGATTTGTGCATGAAGGCAATCCAAGCTCTGCAGTATTAGTCATAGTTTTGATGCAAACTGGTGTCAGAATGAGGAGGGGATGAACAAGAAAAAGGAAAGATGCTTTTAGCTGCACCTCTGAGggatataaaacaaaaaatcgcCAAGCTTGGCAAATCctaattaaaagaaaatgcttAACTTgagataagagagagagagagagagtgtttgagaaagacagacagagagatcaAATAGAGTGGAGTTAAGAAGAGCTTACTTAAGAATCTGAATCCTCCTGACTAAGTAAAGATGGAGTTAGTGAGAGCGTATTGTGTGTTTATTGGTGCATAACTCCTGAAGGGGGTCTGGACAGTGTGAAGGGCTGTGTGTGATGAGGGTGCTGGAATTGAGCTGAAATGTGGCGTTCTTGACATGCGAGTTAAGCATGATAATCCAGCCACTTGGGCTTAACGCGTTTTCATGGCTGCACAGATATGTTTGATGGGCTGACCAACATTAAAACCGGCTTATGCAGGCTCTCCAGTGAGCTGGAAGTATGACTGACGTCATAAATCCGTCAGTCAGACCGACTGGGGACCCTGTCATCCCAGAATCCCCCCAAATCCCCCACATTTCATCCTcactgtcacccccccccccccttcccccaacccATGGTGTCTATGCATTTCTCTCAGTTCTGTGTTCAGGTTGCAGTTATTATTCCATTTTCCTAACActgtctctgcccccctcccttaCTTCATCTCCTGGGCCCCCCCTGAAAGATGCTCCAGGATGAGAAGCGGAGGTACAGAGCAGTGTGGTCCTCTGAGGAAGGGGGCCCGGGAGGGGGCCCGGGAGGGGGCCCAGGAGGGGGCCCGGGGGCCTGCCAGGAGCCTCTAGTGGCCCTAGCCCAGAACTGCGCTCTGATGCACAACATACTGGGGCCTGCCTGCATCTTCCTCCGCAAAGGATTCGCTGAGAACAGGCAGACTGTACGTAAGTCTggacacacacttttacacacacacacacacacacacacgcgcacacaggcaATGCATACATGTGCAAGCAAATACCTGCCAACacgcatacagtatacagtccAATCCATATATCCACAGCATCTCTTTAATGTATTGCTGCATGTGAGAATGGCACAGCCTGAGCCAAAGAGTGAAGTTTGGTATGCACTGCCAATACAATGGCAGCTACAAAAATAGATTTTGTAGGATTGCATGCTACTGCGTGCCATAGCGTTTCGAGAAacggcgtgtgtgtgcatgtgtgtgtgttgaggactGTTGATAAAAAAGATGTTATCTGTTTTGTGCAGTCAAAAGGAATCTGGAGCAAACTGCTGGAGGAACCGCTTTAACAGAATCTTGTACATGTCACAGtatcaaaacaacacaaagcCATTTGAAATGGATGGAAGAACATGGTATTTTTGGCACCTGCACCAAATTGAtggcctgtgcctgtgtctgacCTGCCTCTCATCACAAGGTGTTCATAGAGAGGCTACAGAGGCAAGCAGTAAAGACACTGCAGAGTGGGGCAAAGGCGAATGATTTATGGTCTGAAAACACGCttttggttgggggggggtggcgaTTGGGAAAAGGCCATAGAGCTGCCCtcacaaccccacccccacccccctccccagctcTCTTCCATGGTTCCGGTTAGGCTGCATGCGGAGTGTGATGTCAGCGAGCACATTGTGTTTAGTCTCCTGCCCTCTATCCTTTTGTTAACCCCTGAGGGTTCTGGAAAGTGTCTCTCCCCTGCCGCCTAGCATCTCCTTTAAAGGCCGCTGGTCACGGCGGGTGGGTTAAGAACGTGCATCCCCCCTCCCAAACAATACCCTTCCTGCGTAAGCAAGACCAACGATTCCTCCGTCATACCACCGTCAAAGAGCAGAAAATACCAGTCGCGTTTGTCACAGAGGTAGCAGCTGTGTGCGTACGGCTTTGGCCGTGCCTCTGTGGAGGGGTACGGCCTCAGAACATGCAGAAGAGGGTTTTTGACAGTTGTGGTGATGTTGCCTGTGCTGAGGATCATGGGCCTTACAGCTTCTCTCTTACCACAGAGCAGCATGAGGAAAGCGGAAGCTCCAGTCACCTGGTGTTGCACCTTCAGCCACACAGGCCTGGATTCAAATGCATGTATCAAAGTGGGCATTCACCCAGTTCAACATACTGCACTAATGAATCTCTTTActtaattcacttttttttcattaattaaatgaatccTGTCATATTTCAGTAGTATACCTGGTGGTtaatctgtttgtttgtttttttgttttacaggaCAGAGAATTGCGACCAGAGGAAATTGATGGTGAGTCCTGTTGCCCTGAGGCTGCCCTTTTGCCTGATGGTATATGGGGTATTTAGGGCAGATGGAGCCCATATGTAGGTTTGGCTTTGACTGGTGTGTCATATAGCAAGAGTTGTAGAGAAATTTAATTGAGAATTGAGAATTTATACGTAGCAGCTTAGATTTGTCATGATTCTCAGTATTACAACGATTGTTATgaatattgtgtgtgtaaatgaaagAAATTTAAAAAGGTGCTTGTTTCTGCAGAGTTGCGTGAAGCTTTTAAAGAGTTTGATAAAGACAAAGATGGTTTCATCAGCTGTAAAGACCTGGGGAACTGCATGAGGACCATGGGATATATGCCCACAGAGATGGAGCTGATTGAACTCAGCCAGCAGATCAACATGaaccgtgagtgtgtgcgcaccaGGGTTTACTCACATCATAAGAAAACACTGTAACTCTTCCTTTCAAGGGTCCTACACTAATTGCATAAATTACATTGCCATAATTTACCAAGTCAATTATTATAAGGTATTGCAGTAACCATAAAAGTGATCAAGTGTACCATCAGGCAGACTTTTGCGTCTTTTGGCTCACTTAGTGAGcatgaaagtgcagagagtgATTCTTCAAATAAACTATGTTACTGGTCTGGGATTTCTCTCTAAAGCCTTTTATTGGTCATGATCTTTGTCTCTCTTTTCCACCATCTGTCCCTAAAGTGGGAGGTCATGTGGATTTTGAGGACTTTGTGGAGTTGATGGGACCCAAGCTTCTTGCAGAGACGGCAGACATGATTGGTGTCAAGGAGCTAAGGGACGCCTTCAAAGAGGTaagaaatggagagagctggaggagagagtgtgtaacCTTTCTATTCCAACAGAAAATGTTCAAATCACCTGTTTATTTTTGAAGATATCATTCAAATATAACTGttgtaattattaaattaaatgatggTGTATTTTGAATCTTAGAACACTGTTTAATTGCAACAAATCTATTGTTAATTTCACAATCACAATATTTAAGATGcaaatttttaatatttgtgaTACCTttgaaattacaaatatttatcaTTCTGAATGTGAAGACCAACAAACAAAATTATGATTTTCGGTTTAAGTTACTCATTAAAGGTACTCATGAGAAGGATCAGGGTTCTCCAATcagtttttttgctgttttggaTTTTAAATATCGTATTTACCTTCAGGCAATCTCTTTATTGTGTCTCAAACAATTGGTTGAGTACAGAAGCTACAGTATAACACAGTCATTGATAACGCCTCTACATGTAGTATTTGGAATTCAGGAGGAATTTTTGGAGAACAGCATATCAAGCAGTCCTCAATTCTTCCTTCCAAATTTCTCATTCTGCCCCATTGTCTTTCCCCTTCCACAACTCTTTCATTTCctatcacccccccccaaacGGCTTgatcccttcctctctcagttTGACACCAATGGTGATGGACAGATCAGCACAGCAGAGCTCAGAGAAGCCATGAAGAAGTTGTTAGGACAACAGGTGAGGTCAGATGGGTAGCCTGTGACTGCCTGGCACTCTGTCCACCTTGCTGTCCATAATTGTGATTCCATAATTGTGCAGTAAACCATGTCCCTTTTCCGGCAGGTTGGTCACAGGGACTTAGAGGATATTTTGAGAGACATTGACCTGAACGGTGATGGCCATGTTGACTTTGAAGGTGAGCAGCTTCAATTCACTCTTGCATTTTAGTAAAATGTGGGTGTAGTCATATTCAAgttccatatttatttcattatcttTACcataacacagagcacacaaacCTGCTGCTCTTTGAAATGTGAAcattgtgagagtgagagagagaatgaaagaaggAGCATCTACACATATATTTGTCAATTTTGCTATGATGGAAAATAGAAGACAGGAAAGTTCACATCTCACTATACTTGTATGAATATGACTTTTTGTAGTGTGGGACAAGCTAACACTGGACCTTTCACATTACACCCCATCTACAGTAGCACTCTGGTATTACAAAAGTGCATTGTGACAGGTGGGAGGGTGAAAGCTTTGTAACTGTCAGATTATGTCTTTATCAACAGATTATTGCACCTCATAGACCTCCTCCCATAGGGAaaccttaataaaaaaaagcagaTGGGTGAGAATCAGTCAGCTGTTTTGTTTATATTGGTTATACTTCAGTAACAGGTTGGCCAATatatatgttgttgttttttctcacCCTTTTCAGGTTTAAATCTAACATCTTTGCGGGACATTTACAGGTCATTCCACTAGCGTTCCAGTTGCGCTATTGCTCAACCTAACTGAGTTTGTCAATTACAACCATACCTTCCTTGTACTATATACTACCTTGTAGTGTTGAGTGTACATTTGACACATTTCTGtgcttccctttctctctctttccctctctccccagagTTTGTCCGAATGATGTCCCGCTGAAAGACAAGGACCTGACCACATACACTGGATGTCAGTCAGCTGCTGCCCCTGCCCCATTACACGGATGAGGAAGAAACAttgaaagagaaagaagaggaacATCACTTTACATTGAACTGAGCCACCTTTCCTAAAGAGAACTGGAAACTGAAGATCCTCTGATCTCTCAACTACAGACCAAGAAGAATTATCACCACAGCTTGCCCAAACCCAGCCAGACTGACACCAAGTGAtagactgacacactgacagttTCAGCACTTTCAACCCTCCCCAATCCTCAAATATCATTGTACATATCTTATTTGGGGAGTGGGGGCTTCCCCTGTCCTACCATGTAAtggcaatattatttatttatgtttaacgTCTGTTAGTTATGTTTACTACTTTGTATGTATGTCTCTTTGCTTGTTggtatgtatgcatgtctgtgtgtgtatgtgtctgtgtgtgttctgtttaaTTAAGATGTGTTACCTGACTTTGTGAATGAATTAAAGTGGATGAGTGATTCAATTGCAGTCAGAGCTATAAAATGTGTGAGACAAGagaatattttttactttttattaaacatattgAGGAGCATCACAAAGCCATGTGAAGACCACTATGCTCCAATATTACCAGTTTTGTACTGAAGACATACAAGACAGTACATCCCATTATCTGCACTTAACGTCTGTAAGAAATGTTCTCTTGTCTAATACACAGCAAGCAGACTTCTGCTGGGTTTACTTCACTCGTCCTGAGCTTAATTACACAGCTTCTGAACACATGGATGCACTTATGCgataaactgtgtttgtgtgttagttgtttaaatgtactgtatggcaGTTACTGGTGTGTGACTTTGTCTGCGTTGATTTCTGTCATGTTACGTGTTTTTACGCAtgccaaaaaagaaacaaactatAAAGAAAACACATCTGTTCCTTTCAGAGGACAGATAATAAATATTCCTTTACAGGTAATGGTCTGGTGTCAACTCATGTGATACAGCTTTGGGCTTCTTTGCACATGAAGATCCTTATATAATGAACTGATATGAAGACAACATAGAGTTTACTGGTATCAGTATACTGATATAAAGTTATATCAGTGATTAATTACAGacatttgatttgtgttcaCTGGGTTACTTCCCCACTGATGCACAtccagtttactgtaaattgcaTAAATGCTTCTGCAGCAGAGCATCAATAGACTCATGACAGTTTGTCTCATGTCATAACTGGTTCAATGAAAGGTAATATACAGTCCTTTGATACAAAGTCAAACTGGACCAATTGTTGTTTGTGTAAAGGTTCATAGTGCAGAAATTATGATCACTTAGAGCATAGTCAGCTGTTCCGGGCAACAATTGTGTCCTTGAACAATTAGTATTGAAAACTCACATTTATCAACTTACTGCCAGCATGCTTTCTTTTCTGATGGAAAAATATATAGTGAATGTTGCAGGTAAAGTACTTTGCAGTAGCCAACACAGGAAAAAATTTTCCCATTTAGAATTTGAGCCTATAAGCAATCAAGCAACCTGTAGACAGATTGTACAATTAGGTATGGTTGGTCCTTACATGACCTAAAAAAAACCCAGTCATAACATTACCACTTCCACAGTTGGTCAGACAGCCATGAGTAAAAATCTACAGGAGAAATCTCCAGTGACATGGTGTGCACGTTTGGGGCATATTTTACATAACATGCAAATTATTCCAGTACATTTGCTTAAAACAAGGTGCCGGgcccagggggcgctgttcgTGTGCTCTGTTGTGGTTCAAATGCACTGATCAGCGGCGATATCTGCCGCAGGTAGTGAAATGGCCAagtttccatggtaacagtttcttctttttcttggtCTAAAGCGAGGTATAACTCGGGCTCCCCCGTCTGGTAACAACGGAGACCTACACAGTTGAcgtcatcattatcatcacttttttattattattatttacatttattgtattttatttaaccaggtaaaCTCGATTGAGATCTAACTCTCAACTCATGGATGAAGTTGTAGGAAGTCACAGATCAAGGGAAGAGCATAAATGGGCAGCAGTATTGTCCTACTTATAATATGCTGCTTCGATCAAGGTGTACCTCACAACTACACAGCCAGGCAAACCTCTGTGAGGCCAGTTGAGTAGAAAGTGCTAGGAAGACTTCAATGCCTGAAATGAGGAAATTGATCAATGAACCAGTACAATATACCAACtttcacaaaatgcattttgatatCTGCATTGCTTTTTGACTAAAAAGTACCAATTTTGCCTCATCCTAGTAAAGTAAGTATATAAAGGCTCGGTCTAATGATGTCAGTCATAAAGCATAGATTCAGTACACACTTCCTGGTGGTCCAAATGTATTCACAACAACAGGCCATTTGAAGTGGACGTCCAACTCCaccttgtgcttgtgcttgggcatttttttattatttgattaattcatttatttattagtcCTAATAATTTAATTCAACTAACATACATTAATAATTAGATGCCACCGCGGACATTTAGCTACGTTCATTTAGCCTAGTGGGTTAATACGCTATGCGTTCGCTCTAGCTAAATATGCTATATATGGCCATAGGCTACTGTTTACAACAAAACATCAACCTTACCAATAACATAAGGAGCCGTTACATTAACAGTAGTAGctacaattaataaaataacatattttttgCTAGAGACAGTTTTATCAAGTATCTCAGCTTTTACCAACATCTGGACAGTCAGACAGCATCAACTGTCGCCATAACAACGTTCCACGCGCTCATTCATTCCTCCCTTGACAGCCCAGAATGCACCGCACACCGCGCTGCGCTGGACCAACCTGATTGGATGATATTCAGACCGACCACATGCCTACACCTAAGGGAGTGAAGCTATATTTTTAGTAACGAAAGCATAATTGTATCGATCGATGCTACACTTTATATGTCAAAATATactctaaatattttatttattgtggaaAGAGTACTGTCAATTATATCAGCGGTACTGTTTTACTGTTGAAACTGAAGGTTTTCACAAAGCTACCTGTGGCCAGTGAAGAAATACTATCGTCTGTACTGACGACACCGAGTTAGGTAAAACCATTTTTAACATGGGTGACTAATGTAACCTGAAGGACTCATGGTTGAGGAAAATTAACCCAACTTGCTCGCATATTTTAATTCCCATTAAGATAATTTAGCAAACGTATTAATGACGTAATCAAATTGTTACCGTTGTGACTGTGTGCATCTGGTTCTAACTATATTTGAATTGTAAAAATCCCCTTTCACTGCATGCTTGTGTACCTGCCTTCCGCATTCTGCCAACTGAACAGCAGTGCAGCTCAACCAAACACTCAAggcctctttctttcttccctccCATCTACCGAATTTTACCTTTCATTAGTATAATGAAGTGAAAGTTGATACACTGTGGTCGCCGGTCCCGTCAATACTGCGTAGTGATTTGCTAGAACCAGGTATGCGCTctaattaatatgtaatatcTTTGTGGATGTAAAACAATTGCCTTGGATTGTTATGTGATTGGACTTTGCTGCTGTCCGTCCGCTGCTATGTTGCCCAACCAGCAAGTTAGACTCGCCCTTCCCCCTTCAACCTGCACCAACATCACTAGCCAATGTATCGTGTGGGCCTCAATagaaactaacaatcataataaATAGACACTTAAGATTACGAATAGCAATAGTTTTGCATGCATGCAGAAATAAACGAATAATCCGGATTTTCTTTTACCCAAGGAAGCGGCAGAGAGGCACGCTGTAATATAGGATTTTTCAATGTAAGAAAATACCTGTAGTTCTACAGTTGGCAACATTTGACAGAGGAGGAAGTCAGTTAGACAGGTAGACACGCATTGAGTGGGACAGCAGCTAAACTGGCCGGAGCTGCTTTAAAATTAGCAACCGGCATTCGACGAGTAAGTTAGCTCTTTGCCCTGCTGGCTTATACGTGCTAATTTCCTTCATGGTACTGCTAGCTTCCTTGTTATTTATCTATCGGTAAATGTATAGCTACGTTATTTAGCTGTGTATATTTTACTTTGAGTATTCAGTGGCAAGCGTTATAATCAACATCTGCTGTCTTCTGCCTTTGAATCTGAAGCCCACgggtgtgtgtcggtgtgttccCAGTTGTGGATGGCTATGCGGCGTGTAACGATGCCGTGGGGTGCCGGGTTTGTCGTGGCGGTGCTGTCGCTATTGGCTGAACAGTATCGGGCGGACGGCGGGGGCCCAAGCCTGGCTGAACGTGTAATCTGGGCAGTGAATGCCGGTGGTGATGCTCACACGGATCTGCATGgtattcatttcaagaaagacCCGCTGGAGGGGAAAGTCGGTAAAGGTGAGTGTGACTCTTGGAGAGGGGAGTAATATGTCACTGAGGTACCGAGCTATAGTGTAATTTATCTAATGTTACTTGTGTAGTAAGCCAGTCAACTGAGCACTCAAGATGGAGAGGACTTGTTAATAAGTTTTCCTTgaaggattttcttttttagttttaattaACTGTTATAATTACAACAGGTCGTTTGCATAAATTGTCAGTGTGTCCTGATTTGGGTATTTGTTCATGTTCGACGATAAATTCAAGTTCATAGCCTACCAGTTGTCTCTTGAGACAGGCATTGTAAACGAGCATGCGGTAGACAGACTTGAAGTGAAACGTTTCAGTTGCACAGCTGTCAATTCCTCCAGCTAGCTGCTAGCTGATTAGCTATTTGTTCTGAAACAACACGGACTGGTTCATCAAGTCCCAATGAACAATTGCTTACAATCGAGACGTTCGGTAACAACGTTGCAAGCGATTAAGGCAAGCTCTTAATGGGGTTTTGGTGTTCCTGCGATATGCACCCCATTCTCTGGATCCCGGATCCCACAGGGGTATTTCTTCACTTCATTATCGTTGAAGGGAATTCACTTAATTTGcttaaaggggaagtgaaagCGCCTGGTAATGTACGTCAGGATGTCAGGCCTCAACAGAAGTAGGTTTCATTGAAGTTGTTGAAGTTTAGTGTGTTTTTGCCTCTGCATGGATAAGGGTAATATTCAATTTATACGGgaagtaaataattaaattaccaTTGCCATATTCTCATAGCATATACATTGTATTACAATCACTTAGcagacacccttatccagagcggcttAAAAAAAGTGGGTTTAGCTTAGTGTATCCCTGAGACTAACACTCATGCTGTCCACTTTTGTATGTTGTGCCATGTCACATGTATGTAATGTCCTTTTTTTTACTGCACTAATGTAATGGCAGCGTGCTTTGTA containing:
- the cabp1a gene encoding calcium-binding protein 1a isoform X1 gives rise to the protein MSSLPKSESKTSLLKSSAASRKTTHRSEHTGNGRRSNHRPVAQRSSSTAEETCWPAECDASARRPLCHPRLVSNRSSGMKRGTKSQSHHPHAHFAPGYDQEELPERQGIGRGGRERNKPSRHPHHHHHHHQRTAPDDIGPEHHYGNPLPVRVPSPAHSLSKRNDDAAFFFESRDHTRASSSLSLVSDPPASLSSPASSSPLPASSSRSSGRSGRSSTASSESDSNLHPILNSVFGQMLQDEKRRYRAVWSSEEGGPGGGPGGGPGGGPGACQEPLVALAQNCALMHNILGPACIFLRKGFAENRQTSSMRKAEAPVTWCCTFSHTGLDSNACIKDRELRPEEIDELREAFKEFDKDKDGFISCKDLGNCMRTMGYMPTEMELIELSQQINMNLGGHVDFEDFVELMGPKLLAETADMIGVKELRDAFKEFDTNGDGQISTAELREAMKKLLGQQVGHRDLEDILRDIDLNGDGHVDFEEFVRMMSR